One Sphingopyxis fribergensis genomic region harbors:
- a CDS encoding DUF1173 domain-containing protein: MQRYYVLDREMAAGEDGFEAMVARAYRLKQAVRCLCRRDIALDLYIAHRHGGHVLSRWPGTGPRHAPHCDHYEAPDHLTGLGQVLGSAIVDDIDNGVTTLKFGFPLSKGPARAAPASFTNDKPDVKATGQRLSMRGMLHFLWDRAQLTHWHPRMAGKRNWYIVRRQLLNAALGCKVRGDPLAQRLFVPETFRLEDKDAIAGRQDAELAIARSEPDRIMILIGEIRSIESARYGEKILIKHMPQRPFLMDADMARRFHKRFAAEEELWRSDDRDGSLIMAASFSMGASGLAQIFEMSVMPVTREWIPYERLEERMLVTQAIEEKRHFVKGMRVNLGLEMPIASLTLTDTGAEATAVYLAHNLPEPRYDEALEQLMRTQGVEHLTWRPGDCLQIAQSGSTPIKVAGTSTAH, translated from the coding sequence ATGCAGCGCTACTATGTACTCGACCGGGAAATGGCCGCAGGCGAAGACGGGTTCGAGGCGATGGTGGCGCGAGCCTATAGGCTCAAGCAGGCGGTACGCTGCCTCTGCCGGCGCGACATCGCGCTCGATCTCTATATTGCCCATCGACATGGCGGGCATGTGCTGTCGCGCTGGCCCGGGACGGGCCCGCGGCACGCACCGCACTGCGATCATTATGAGGCGCCCGATCATCTGACAGGGCTCGGCCAGGTGCTCGGCAGCGCTATCGTCGACGACATCGACAATGGCGTGACAACGCTCAAGTTCGGCTTCCCGCTGTCGAAGGGTCCTGCGCGCGCGGCACCGGCGTCGTTCACGAACGACAAGCCCGATGTGAAGGCGACGGGTCAGCGGCTGTCGATGCGCGGGATGCTGCATTTCCTGTGGGATCGAGCGCAGCTCACCCACTGGCATCCGCGCATGGCGGGCAAGCGCAACTGGTACATTGTTCGCCGGCAGCTCCTGAATGCAGCGCTCGGCTGCAAGGTGCGGGGCGACCCTCTCGCGCAGCGGCTGTTCGTGCCCGAGACATTCCGTCTTGAGGACAAGGACGCGATCGCGGGCCGTCAGGACGCGGAGCTGGCCATTGCCCGATCGGAGCCCGACCGGATCATGATCCTGATCGGCGAGATCCGTTCGATCGAGAGTGCGCGCTATGGCGAGAAGATCCTGATCAAGCATATGCCTCAGCGACCGTTCCTCATGGATGCCGATATGGCGCGCCGCTTCCATAAGCGGTTCGCGGCCGAAGAGGAGCTTTGGAGGTCCGACGATCGCGACGGCAGTTTGATCATGGCCGCGAGCTTTTCCATGGGTGCGTCAGGCCTCGCGCAGATATTCGAGATGTCGGTGATGCCGGTCACCCGTGAATGGATCCCCTATGAGCGGCTCGAAGAGAGAATGCTGGTCACGCAAGCGATCGAAGAGAAGCGCCATTTCGTGAAAGGGATGCGGGTCAATCTCGGCCTCGAGATGCCGATCGCGAGCTTGACCCTCACCGACACCGGCGCGGAGGCAACGGCGGTCTATCTCGCACACAACCTGCCTGAGCCGCGGTATGACGAGGCACTCGAGCAGCTCATGCGGACGCAAGGCGTCGAGCATCTTACTTGGCGACCCGGTGATTGTCTGCAGATTGCGCAGAGTGGTTCGACCCCAATAAAGGTGGCGGGAACATCAACTGCCCACTGA
- a CDS encoding BadF/BadG/BcrA/BcrD ATPase family protein, with the protein MVLYLGIDAGGTASKARLVDANGLRLGAGKAGPANTRIGLDALHRSLLDACTQALKDGGVADSDYGSVRVGMGIAGINRMGMKQQIQALDFPFANVQLTSDSIIANLGAHMGGDGAILILGTGSVGLIKRGEDSLSIGGYGFPISDEGSGAALGLSAIRHALRTLDGRTRPTQLSQAVTKQFDHAIPNVIAWMDDAAPADYAAFAPLVMEYAEIGDEIALSIVRDAAQHIERFIETIFAKGASRCVLMGGLAPRIKPWLRARVVEKLSAPLGDALDGALILAGLPIGSLASGR; encoded by the coding sequence ATGGTCTTATATCTAGGCATCGACGCGGGCGGCACCGCAAGTAAAGCGAGGCTTGTCGATGCGAACGGCCTGCGATTGGGTGCGGGGAAGGCCGGCCCCGCCAATACGCGCATCGGGCTCGACGCGCTGCACAGATCCTTGCTCGACGCCTGCACCCAGGCGCTCAAGGATGGTGGTGTCGCCGACAGCGATTATGGGAGCGTCCGGGTCGGCATGGGAATTGCGGGCATCAATCGGATGGGGATGAAGCAGCAAATCCAGGCGCTCGATTTTCCCTTTGCCAATGTTCAGTTAACCAGCGACTCGATCATCGCCAATCTGGGTGCACATATGGGCGGCGATGGTGCGATCTTGATCCTCGGTACCGGAAGCGTCGGGTTGATCAAGCGCGGTGAGGACAGTTTAAGCATCGGCGGCTACGGCTTTCCCATTTCAGACGAAGGAAGCGGTGCGGCGTTGGGTCTCAGTGCAATCCGCCATGCCCTGCGCACGCTCGACGGACGGACACGGCCGACACAGCTCAGTCAGGCGGTGACCAAGCAGTTCGACCATGCTATCCCGAATGTCATCGCTTGGATGGACGATGCAGCGCCGGCCGATTATGCCGCCTTTGCCCCACTGGTGATGGAATATGCGGAGATAGGTGACGAGATTGCGCTGTCGATCGTTCGCGACGCCGCGCAGCATATCGAGCGCTTCATCGAGACGATATTCGCTAAGGGCGCGAGCCGTTGCGTGCTGATGGGTGGACTCGCACCGCGGATCAAGCCATGGCTGCGCGCCCGTGTCGTCGAGAAGCTGAGTGCGCCGCTTGGCGACGCGCTCGACGGCGCCCTGATTCTCGCCGGCCTGCCCATCGGGTCTTTAGCATCTGGCCGGTGA
- a CDS encoding GntR family transcriptional regulator, protein MRDKLAGLKESNAPLYLQLARNLREHIQSGGVEPGEPLPSERELSERMGMSRVTIRKGIQKLIEEGLLFRRHGSGTYVSDRIEARGAMLTSFSEDARSRGDDPSVVWMMRSYANATDEEAAALEIPIATKVARLARVRLANGEPLAIEHAVVPAEFLPDLDAVGDSLYAALQSSGVFPVSGTQRIRAALATPTEAGMLSIAQSSEILRIERLTRDTKGTPVEFTRSAYRGDRYEFVTDIAASTASVSRRDPVGMP, encoded by the coding sequence ATGCGAGACAAGCTTGCCGGATTGAAGGAGAGCAACGCGCCTCTCTACCTTCAATTGGCGCGCAATCTTCGTGAGCACATCCAAAGCGGCGGCGTGGAACCGGGCGAGCCGCTCCCGTCCGAGCGCGAACTCTCGGAACGAATGGGCATGTCCCGGGTCACGATCCGAAAGGGCATCCAGAAGCTCATCGAGGAGGGCTTGCTCTTTCGTCGGCATGGTTCGGGAACATATGTCAGCGATCGTATCGAGGCGCGGGGTGCAATGCTAACGAGCTTTTCTGAAGATGCACGATCGAGAGGTGATGATCCTAGTGTCGTCTGGATGATGCGTAGCTACGCCAACGCCACCGACGAGGAGGCGGCCGCCTTGGAGATTCCGATCGCCACCAAGGTCGCAAGGCTCGCGCGTGTGCGCCTTGCGAATGGCGAACCGCTGGCGATAGAACATGCTGTCGTTCCCGCGGAGTTCCTCCCGGATTTGGATGCCGTGGGTGACTCGCTCTACGCAGCGCTTCAGAGTTCGGGGGTATTTCCTGTGTCCGGCACGCAGCGTATTCGGGCTGCCTTGGCCACTCCGACCGAAGCCGGGATGCTCTCGATTGCGCAGAGCTCGGAGATATTGCGCATTGAGCGCCTGACCCGTGATACGAAGGGTACGCCGGTTGAATTTACCAGGTCTGCGTATCGAGGCGATCGATATGAATTCGTCACTGACATCGCTGCCAGCACAGCGTCGGTGTCACGGCGCGATCCTGTTGGAATGCCGTGA
- a CDS encoding protein phosphatase 2C domain-containing protein produces MFNVRLAETRSGAAANEDVVGYTDFAAWVIDGASGIGENLVSAVSDAQWFAQRVDRELRDLLASKPTMPFEDLFAAVIRHCRSSYSTLARRPPAGRHELPSAAIAFVRALPEKVELATLGDCRIAYRSLGGEEFAEHGDGGNIGPFEHRTKALARSILAERPEISAAELFEELRPQLVQNRAFMNVDGGYWVLGLQMEAIERADRAELPAGDWAIALASDGFLRLADMFAHLGASDLLSIENRAEFEKCYSDLRNLEQVDGSLRRHPRAKISDDVSFIRIDVHTNSVPNG; encoded by the coding sequence ATGTTCAACGTCCGTTTGGCGGAGACTCGATCCGGAGCGGCAGCGAATGAGGATGTGGTCGGATATACGGACTTCGCGGCCTGGGTTATCGATGGCGCATCAGGCATTGGGGAGAACCTCGTCTCAGCTGTCAGCGATGCACAATGGTTCGCGCAGCGGGTCGATAGGGAACTCCGCGATCTACTGGCTAGCAAGCCGACGATGCCTTTCGAGGATTTGTTCGCGGCCGTCATACGTCACTGCCGGTCGTCCTATTCGACGCTGGCGCGGCGACCGCCCGCGGGGCGCCATGAACTGCCAAGCGCGGCGATAGCTTTTGTCCGCGCCCTGCCCGAAAAGGTTGAACTGGCAACACTCGGAGACTGCAGGATCGCCTACCGGTCCCTAGGCGGAGAAGAATTCGCCGAACATGGAGACGGCGGCAATATAGGCCCTTTCGAACACCGCACCAAGGCGTTGGCCCGATCGATCCTCGCCGAGCGACCTGAGATTTCGGCGGCCGAACTTTTCGAGGAATTGCGGCCACAACTCGTCCAAAATCGAGCCTTCATGAATGTCGATGGCGGCTATTGGGTGCTGGGTCTTCAAATGGAGGCAATCGAGCGCGCAGATCGCGCCGAACTGCCCGCCGGCGACTGGGCAATCGCGCTAGCAAGCGATGGTTTCCTGCGCCTCGCCGATATGTTCGCTCACCTTGGGGCCAGCGATCTGCTCTCAATCGAGAACCGCGCCGAATTCGAGAAATGCTATTCCGACCTTCGCAATCTCGAGCAAGTCGATGGGTCCCTTCGCCGCCACCCGCGCGCGAAAATTTCGGACGACGTCAGCTTCATAAGGATCGATGTGCATACCAATAGTGTGCCAAATGGTTGA
- a CDS encoding anhydro-N-acetylmuramic acid kinase — protein MRILGFMSGTSLDGVDAAILSSDGEAIDDFGPTHLTSFSTAERAIVKDATEQFVATGTAEPRLLAEADDIIVSAHVRCARELLSKPGAGKIELIGYHGQTVLHRPDRGLTIQIGDPARIANTLGVDVVADVRQADMAVGGEGAPLVPIYHAALARKIGKSGPIAFLNVGGVANFTFIGSDEQIIALDTGPGNGMLDLTVQKRGLGRYDDGGALAASGEVNQAVLSHLLAHPYFEREGPKSLDRYDFPLDIVDDLSAADAAATLVAFTANSVALGARQLPEQPELWIICGGGRHNPVIMEALREVLGACESADDFGLRGDFIEAEAIGFIAARSVRGLPVTFPNTTGAPSPTTAGKLYKAQTATVA, from the coding sequence ATGCGCATTCTTGGTTTCATGAGCGGGACATCGCTCGATGGCGTTGATGCGGCCATTTTGAGTTCCGATGGCGAAGCAATCGACGACTTCGGCCCGACGCACCTCACCTCATTCTCGACCGCAGAGCGCGCCATCGTCAAAGACGCCACCGAACAGTTTGTGGCGACCGGTACGGCCGAACCGAGACTGTTGGCGGAGGCTGACGATATCATTGTCAGCGCGCATGTACGCTGCGCGCGCGAACTTCTCTCCAAACCGGGGGCCGGTAAGATCGAATTGATCGGTTATCACGGCCAAACCGTCCTTCACCGGCCCGACCGCGGGTTGACGATCCAGATTGGCGACCCTGCAAGAATCGCCAATACGCTCGGCGTTGACGTTGTCGCGGACGTTCGGCAGGCCGATATGGCCGTTGGCGGAGAGGGCGCGCCTCTTGTTCCCATCTATCACGCCGCACTGGCACGGAAGATCGGGAAGTCAGGTCCAATCGCCTTTCTCAATGTAGGCGGCGTCGCGAATTTCACGTTCATTGGCAGCGATGAACAAATCATCGCACTCGATACCGGGCCCGGCAATGGGATGCTCGATCTCACGGTCCAGAAGCGCGGTCTTGGCCGATATGATGATGGCGGAGCGCTGGCCGCGAGCGGAGAGGTCAATCAGGCAGTGCTGAGTCATTTACTTGCGCATCCCTATTTCGAGCGTGAAGGCCCGAAGTCGTTGGATCGCTACGACTTTCCGCTCGATATCGTGGATGATCTCTCGGCCGCCGACGCAGCGGCGACGTTGGTCGCGTTTACCGCCAATTCCGTGGCGCTGGGCGCACGCCAGCTCCCCGAACAACCGGAACTATGGATCATTTGCGGTGGCGGGCGACATAATCCCGTCATAATGGAGGCCTTGCGAGAAGTGCTTGGCGCTTGTGAAAGCGCTGACGATTTCGGGTTGCGCGGAGATTTTATCGAAGCCGAAGCCATCGGATTTATCGCGGCGCGCTCGGTTCGGGGGTTGCCGGTGACCTTCCCGAACACGACGGGCGCGCCCAGCCCCACCACGGCCGGAAAGCTCTACAAGGCTCAGACGGCGACGGTCGCCTGA
- the gph gene encoding phosphoglycolate phosphatase (PGP is an essential enzyme in the glycolate salvage pathway in higher organisms (photorespiration in plants). Phosphoglycolate results from the oxidase activity of RubisCO in the Calvin cycle when concentrations of carbon dioxide are low relative to oxygen. This enzyme is a member of the Haloacid Dehalogenase (HAD) superfamily of aspartate-nucleophile hydrolase enzymes (PF00702).), whose product MAMRGPKIDTIVFDLDGTLVDTAPDLIAALNHSLEVLGRPTVEPMLVRPLAGHGARALLDAGLTLSGDAPEELIARAIPVFLEHYADNICTFSAPYPGLELALEELRIEGFRLAICTNKPEGLANHLVEALGWAGVFDAIIGGDTLPVRKPDPLPLLTAITQAKGAKAIYVGDSAVDVATARAAAMPSIAVGFGFSDVCASQLGADLHIDHFDMLPAAVRSIIAPATLIAQRVSLDLDSGQATVAV is encoded by the coding sequence ATGGCAATGCGGGGCCCGAAAATTGATACAATAGTATTTGACCTTGACGGGACGCTTGTCGACACGGCTCCCGATCTCATTGCTGCGCTCAATCATTCGCTGGAAGTCCTTGGCCGGCCTACCGTCGAGCCGATGCTCGTGCGCCCCCTTGCCGGCCACGGCGCGCGCGCGCTGCTGGATGCAGGACTGACGCTTAGCGGAGATGCGCCGGAGGAACTGATCGCACGAGCCATTCCCGTATTCTTGGAACACTATGCCGACAATATTTGTACGTTTTCGGCACCCTATCCGGGACTGGAACTCGCGCTCGAAGAGTTGCGGATCGAGGGCTTCAGGCTCGCGATTTGCACCAATAAGCCGGAGGGACTTGCGAACCATCTGGTCGAAGCGCTCGGCTGGGCTGGTGTGTTCGACGCTATTATCGGTGGCGACACATTGCCTGTTCGAAAACCCGATCCACTACCGTTGCTCACCGCAATTACGCAGGCCAAAGGGGCCAAGGCCATCTATGTTGGAGATTCGGCGGTCGATGTAGCGACAGCGAGAGCCGCGGCGATGCCGTCGATTGCTGTCGGCTTCGGATTTTCCGACGTGTGCGCCAGCCAGCTTGGCGCGGATTTGCACATCGATCATTTCGACATGCTCCCCGCCGCCGTGCGGTCGATCATTGCACCCGCCACACTGATCGCACAGCGCGTGAGTCTCGACCTTGACTCCGGTCAGGCGACCGTCGCCGTCTGA
- a CDS encoding IS3 family transposase (programmed frameshift), with translation MKPKSSLKKSAPKAPAERVVKDIRRATRRHFSAEDKIRIVLEGLRGEDSIAELCRKEGIAQSLYYTWSKEFMEAGKRRLAGDTARAATTGEVHDLRREARALKECVADLTLENRLLKKHDRGWGRRRMRYPASEKLEIIRIVEQSHLPAKRTLDQLGIPRRTFYRWYDRYLEGGPEALEDRPSAPSRVWNRIGNDIQQQIVEMALDESELSPRELAVRFTDEKRYFVSESTVYRLLKAHDLITSPAFIVIKAADAFHTKTTRPNEMWQTDFTYFKIIGWGWVYLSTVLDDFSRYVIAWKLCTTMRAGDVTDTLELALEASGCSSARVVQKPRLLSDNGPSYIAEELAQWIGANGMSHVRGAPMHPQTQGKIERWHQTLKNRILLENYFLPGDLETRIEAFIDHYNHRRYHESLGNVTPADTYFGRADAIIQQRERIKRKTIEHRRLQHRKLAA, from the exons ATGAAGCCCAAATCCTCCTTGAAAAAATCGGCGCCGAAGGCCCCAGCTGAGCGGGTGGTGAAGGACATACGGCGTGCGACGCGCCGGCACTTCTCTGCAGAGGACAAAATCAGGATCGTGCTGGAGGGGCTGCGCGGCGAAGACAGCATCGCCGAGCTGTGCCGCAAGGAAGGCATCGCCCAGAGCCTGTATTACACCTGGTCGAAGGAGTTCATGGAAGCGGGCAAGCGTCGTCTGGCCGGCGATACCGCCCGAGCTGCGACCACCGGCGAGGTGCACGACCTGCGCCGCGAAGCCCGTGCCCTGAAGGAATGCGTGGCCGACCTGACGCTGGAAAACCGTCTGCTC AAAAAGCATGATCGCGGATGGGGGCGACGAAGAATGAGGTATCCCGCATCTGAGAAGCTCGAGATCATCAGGATCGTCGAGCAGTCGCATCTGCCCGCCAAGCGGACGCTGGACCAGCTCGGCATCCCCCGCCGGACCTTCTATCGATGGTATGACCGCTACCTCGAAGGCGGGCCGGAGGCGCTGGAGGATCGGCCATCGGCGCCGAGCCGGGTGTGGAATCGCATCGGCAACGATATCCAGCAGCAGATCGTCGAGATGGCGCTGGACGAGTCCGAGCTATCGCCCCGCGAGTTGGCTGTGCGCTTTACCGACGAGAAGCGCTACTTCGTGTCGGAATCGACGGTTTACCGGCTTCTGAAAGCCCATGACCTGATCACCAGCCCGGCCTTCATCGTGATCAAGGCAGCCGATGCGTTCCACACCAAGACGACGCGGCCGAACGAGATGTGGCAGACCGACTTCACCTACTTCAAAATCATCGGTTGGGGCTGGGTGTATCTGTCGACCGTGCTCGACGACTTCTCCCGCTATGTCATCGCCTGGAAGCTTTGCACCACCATGCGCGCCGGGGACGTCACCGACACGCTGGAACTGGCGCTTGAAGCCTCGGGCTGTTCGTCAGCCAGGGTCGTGCAAAAGCCCAGGCTGCTCAGCGATAATGGTCCGAGCTACATCGCCGAGGAGCTGGCCCAATGGATCGGTGCCAACGGTATGAGCCATGTCCGCGGCGCCCCGATGCATCCCCAGACCCAAGGCAAGATCGAGCGCTGGCACCAGACCCTCAAGAACCGAATCCTGCTGGAAAATTACTTCCTGCCCGGCGATCTGGAGACCCGGATCGAGGCCTTCATCGACCACTATAATCACCGCCGATATCACGAAAGCCTCGGCAATGTGACGCCCGCCGACACCTACTTCGGCAGGGCTGACGCCATCATCCAACAGCGCGAAAGGATCAAACGGAAGACCATCGAACACCGACGCTTGCAGCACCGCAAGCTCGCCGCTTAA
- a CDS encoding cysteine desulfurase, translating to MLHPEPVQKVWDPNVIRSDFPLIAGLSGIYLDNAASAQKPRCVMDSMTDGAFTRYANVHRGAHRLSGLATASYEGARARLQSFLNAPGAEQIIFTKSATEAINLVASAFAAIVAPGDEIVVSSLDHHANLVPWHLLRERHGIVLRWVDPDAFGNLDPTAFADAITPRTRLVAVTHMSNVFGVLTPLEAIVRLAHEKGVPVLADGTQAVVHHAIDVSALDVDFYALTGHKLYGPTGIGALYAKPGWLERMPPMLGGGEMVATFGRDHVEYAAAPHKFEAGTPPILEAIGLVAALDYVEGVGRTTIATHEAALGRHARARFAAIPNITVFGDAEKPGPILTFASAGAHANDIAAILDAKGICVRAGAHCTQPLHQMLGFSSTCRASFAMYSTLDEVDALADAVEEALAILK from the coding sequence ATGCTGCACCCCGAGCCAGTCCAGAAGGTCTGGGACCCCAATGTGATCAGGAGCGACTTCCCATTGATCGCGGGTTTGTCGGGTATATATTTAGACAATGCGGCGTCGGCGCAAAAACCGCGCTGCGTGATGGACAGCATGACCGATGGCGCTTTCACCCGTTATGCCAATGTCCATCGCGGAGCCCACCGGCTTAGCGGCCTCGCGACCGCGAGCTACGAAGGCGCGCGGGCCCGGCTGCAGTCCTTTTTGAACGCTCCCGGCGCAGAGCAGATTATTTTTACGAAATCTGCAACCGAGGCGATCAATCTCGTGGCGTCAGCCTTTGCCGCTATCGTTGCACCGGGGGATGAGATCGTTGTTTCCTCGCTCGACCATCACGCCAATCTGGTCCCGTGGCATTTGCTTCGGGAGCGGCACGGCATCGTCTTGCGCTGGGTCGATCCCGACGCCTTCGGCAATCTCGATCCCACCGCCTTCGCCGACGCGATCACGCCTCGCACGCGGCTCGTGGCGGTCACACACATGTCGAATGTTTTCGGGGTATTGACACCGCTCGAGGCAATTGTTCGGCTTGCCCATGAAAAGGGCGTTCCTGTGCTCGCAGATGGAACCCAGGCCGTGGTACATCACGCAATCGACGTTTCGGCGCTCGACGTCGATTTCTATGCGCTCACCGGTCACAAGCTTTATGGGCCGACGGGTATCGGGGCTCTCTATGCCAAGCCCGGCTGGCTCGAACGCATGCCACCGATGCTCGGCGGCGGCGAGATGGTCGCAACCTTCGGCCGCGATCACGTCGAATATGCTGCCGCGCCGCACAAGTTCGAGGCCGGGACGCCGCCAATTCTGGAAGCGATCGGACTTGTCGCCGCCCTCGACTATGTCGAGGGCGTGGGGCGTACGACTATCGCTACCCACGAGGCAGCGCTTGGTCGCCACGCGCGGGCTCGATTCGCGGCTATTCCAAACATCACCGTCTTCGGCGATGCCGAAAAGCCCGGTCCAATTCTGACGTTCGCCTCTGCCGGCGCCCATGCGAACGATATAGCGGCGATCCTGGACGCCAAGGGTATCTGCGTCCGTGCCGGCGCGCACTGCACTCAACCGCTCCATCAAATGCTAGGCTTCAGTTCGACCTGCCGCGCATCGTTCGCCATGTACAGCACGCTGGATGAAGTCGACGCTCTTGCCGATGCAGTGGAAGAGGCGTTGGCAATCCTAAAGTGA
- the nagA gene encoding N-acetylglucosamine-6-phosphate deacetylase, whose amino-acid sequence MTRKALIGARILSERGWRSDHALLIERSAIVDIVPDSGVPTDFDPVRLDGGMLVPGFIDTQVNGGGGVLFNESPTIDGIRAITEAHRAFGTTALLPTLISDDFDVIERGIAAVRDAIAIGTPGVLGIHIEGPFLNIEKKGIHDASKIRKMDERAVNLLSSLGAGKTLVTLAPEMVATGLIAELTARGVIVSAGHTLATSEDMDRAISEGLRAITHLFNAMPPLASRTPGVAGAGLASPLICGVIVDGHHVHPTALRAAFRAKGPDELMLVTDSMPTVGTDIDTFFLGETEIFRNEGALRSADGTLAGSDLDMARAIRNAVSNMHVELADACKMASATPAALLGLTGTYGCLAPRARADIVHLSEDIEIVRTWIGGE is encoded by the coding sequence ATGACTAGAAAGGCTTTGATCGGCGCGCGAATCCTCTCGGAAAGGGGATGGCGATCAGATCACGCATTGCTGATCGAGCGATCGGCGATCGTCGACATCGTACCCGATAGCGGCGTCCCGACCGACTTTGATCCAGTTCGCTTGGACGGCGGCATGCTCGTTCCCGGTTTTATCGATACGCAAGTGAACGGGGGTGGCGGCGTATTGTTCAACGAATCCCCGACGATCGACGGGATTAGGGCGATCACCGAGGCACACAGGGCATTCGGGACCACGGCCTTGCTTCCTACCCTCATCAGTGATGATTTCGACGTGATTGAGCGCGGGATAGCCGCAGTACGTGACGCTATCGCGATCGGGACCCCCGGCGTTCTGGGAATCCATATTGAAGGCCCCTTTCTGAACATTGAAAAGAAAGGCATTCACGACGCATCGAAAATCCGCAAGATGGATGAGCGGGCCGTGAATCTGCTTTCCTCGCTAGGTGCAGGAAAAACACTTGTGACCCTCGCGCCCGAAATGGTCGCTACCGGCCTGATCGCCGAATTGACGGCTCGGGGCGTCATTGTCTCTGCCGGACACACGCTGGCAACAAGCGAGGATATGGATCGCGCAATCAGCGAAGGGCTTCGGGCAATCACCCATTTGTTCAACGCTATGCCCCCGTTAGCTAGCCGGACGCCAGGAGTCGCAGGGGCTGGATTGGCGTCCCCGCTGATTTGTGGCGTGATAGTCGATGGCCACCATGTTCATCCGACCGCGCTGCGGGCCGCTTTCCGCGCGAAGGGTCCCGACGAATTGATGCTCGTAACGGACTCCATGCCGACGGTCGGCACCGATATCGATACATTCTTCCTTGGCGAGACCGAGATTTTTCGCAACGAAGGTGCACTGCGCTCGGCTGACGGAACCTTGGCCGGCTCCGACCTCGACATGGCTCGGGCCATTCGGAACGCTGTTTCGAACATGCACGTCGAACTTGCGGACGCTTGCAAGATGGCGAGCGCGACGCCGGCGGCTTTGCTGGGGCTGACCGGCACCTATGGATGCCTCGCGCCGCGCGCGCGCGCAGATATCGTGCACCTCTCCGAAGACATTGAGATCGTCCGGACCTGGATCGGCGGCGAGTAG
- a CDS encoding SIS domain-containing protein → MNAARHPTSTLMFSEASEAGQIVAKQLSDNAVLAKELAKLILRPATHTIFTCARGSSDHAAAYGKFLFEAHLRKTVSSHPPSMGSVYRVPMEHMAGQPFIVVSQSGKSPDLLASAEVAREAGAIVIAMVNDESAPLVPLADIVIPLRAGPERSVAATKSFIATLSAFAQIISECAGGQALDPVIAALPDQLCQAWAVSWDEALAPFSQARSLFVLGRGPSFGIALEAALKFKETCGIHAEAFSTAEVAHGPMAVIDRNFPILVFPPLDEARAGMDALLRLFLEKEAIVAGAGPVGHGAIELPVVAGLHPVTAPITMIQSYYRLANALAIERGLDPDRPPLLRKVTETI, encoded by the coding sequence ATGAACGCAGCCCGTCACCCCACCTCCACCCTGATGTTTTCCGAGGCCAGCGAGGCTGGCCAGATCGTGGCCAAGCAGTTGTCGGACAATGCTGTCTTGGCGAAGGAACTGGCGAAGCTGATACTGCGCCCCGCAACGCACACGATTTTCACCTGCGCCCGCGGCAGTTCGGATCACGCTGCCGCCTATGGGAAATTCCTGTTCGAGGCACATCTTCGCAAGACGGTATCGTCACACCCGCCATCGATGGGTTCGGTATACCGCGTACCGATGGAGCACATGGCGGGGCAGCCGTTTATCGTCGTGTCGCAGTCGGGTAAGAGCCCCGATCTGCTTGCGTCCGCCGAGGTGGCGCGAGAGGCCGGGGCGATCGTCATCGCGATGGTCAACGACGAAAGCGCACCGCTCGTACCTCTCGCCGACATCGTCATACCGCTCCGCGCGGGACCGGAGCGAAGCGTCGCAGCAACCAAAAGCTTCATTGCGACGCTTTCGGCCTTCGCCCAGATCATATCCGAATGCGCCGGCGGACAAGCCCTCGACCCCGTCATTGCTGCCCTGCCGGATCAGTTGTGCCAAGCTTGGGCCGTGTCATGGGACGAGGCTCTGGCACCTTTCTCGCAGGCACGCAGCCTCTTCGTCCTCGGGCGCGGCCCGTCATTCGGGATCGCACTCGAAGCGGCGTTGAAGTTCAAGGAAACATGCGGAATTCATGCAGAGGCTTTCAGCACGGCAGAGGTCGCGCACGGCCCGATGGCAGTGATCGATCGCAACTTCCCTATCCTGGTCTTCCCGCCGCTCGATGAAGCCCGGGCGGGGATGGACGCATTGCTTCGCCTGTTCCTCGAAAAAGAGGCAATCGTGGCTGGGGCCGGACCAGTCGGACATGGGGCCATCGAACTTCCCGTCGTCGCAGGCCTGCATCCTGTGACCGCGCCTATCACGATGATCCAGTCCTACTACCGCCTTGCCAACGCTCTTGCGATTGAACGAGGACTTGATCCCGACAGGCCGCCGTTGCTCAGGAAGGTTACCGAAACAATATGA